The Silene latifolia isolate original U9 population chromosome Y, ASM4854445v1, whole genome shotgun sequence sequence GCTCAATTTTATCGCGTCAATCCCGTCCCTATGCTCGTATTCGCTTGCTGTATTCTCGAAGTAAGTGtattaaatttccgtctcaatGTGTTCTTGATTTGAACTGTTTAAATGCTGGTTTTGGAGCCGTGTTTGGCACGGTTCCATGTAGTTTAGTGGACTGTTGTTGGCTCGGTTTCTCTAGGGGATTTGGATGTGAAGGGTGCGGCTGAGACTGAGGTTCCGTCTCAGGAACAATCTGTTTTACATGACTTTTTCGAGTATAGCTAGGTTGAATTTAAAGGTTACTATTTATTCTTTAGTTGCGTCTCGTTCCCGTTTCATTCCTGTTTTTATTTCCGTCTTGAACTTGAGCTGAAATGACGGTGGGGTTTCAGTTTGGAACCGCGACAGGGGGTTTTGTGAGCCCTGTTTTGGGGAGTTTTAGTATAGGGTTTGGGACTGTTTTTTGTGCGATCGAGCGGCGGTTATATACTGACGGAGGACTATTTTATGGGTTGCTTATGGGTTGATAAAAATGGGTGCAGTAGAGTATGTTTCGTTGTTATTCATTAGATTTTGTAGTGGAAAAGTGAATGGGTTTTTAATGGATAAGACCCCCGAATGATGTAGTTGGTTGGAGGAATTACAAATTTGGCCTAGGTATGAAGTAATGGTGTTAATAAGCATCTTTAGTGCTAGGGAGTTTAGGTTATAGATCTTGTTCAAGGAAAAATTTATGATGAATGATGATTGGAATATGAATGGGGGATTTCATCAAAGTAACCCAACTTTTGCATTTCAATACCTTATACCTGCAACACTTACTAAGTATTTGGCTACTTTGAGCCCTGTTTTGGGACGAATAGAATTCTCTTCCGGGACTGTTTTGTGTTGGCTTTTTACGGGTTAATATCACCATATGCGTACTAAATCTTCTCGGGTTAATTATCGAGCTTGGACCATGATAACTCAGTTCATGAAATTTCATTTCACGAATGACTCTTTGTGCGGCCCGTGTGACAGGTGTTCGTGGGGCTGTTTGTAGGCTGGTACGAGCTACTATTTAGTGGGTTTACGGCTAGTTGTGAGTCATGTTTAGGGCTGTCCAAATGACACCCTTGAGTCGTGTCTAAGAATTGTCTCCGTATAAGTTAGTTTTTGAATTATTAAACCCCgcctcgtgttttatataatgtaattcgttaaatatcgttcattcatatatttttctcacattaatcataaatgtggaatttattatttattcaagtcaaaatttgatgaaatgtctcaTTTAGCTATAATATGAgtttttaatccgttcattctcatttatttatcgtatctcaaatatgagtgaattattctacttgtttagttaaattgagtcatttatagttgaatgcttgttttgcttattataaatggttcatttccgtttgtttACGTTTTTATTCAAATGACAAATaatgaagaaatgggttacttattcctattcatgattatgatttggcatgaaatgtctcacttggattatcatcggttcagtacaggtagtagtctctttccaagttgattcgtatcgcttggttgagtcgtattcttgataatgcctttatgctataccgtattgcttgacttatctttacgcctctttcggatgtctcgccgattgtgggtttagctcatatttttcgCTCTTTCGGATCGTCCTGCCGATtatgggttctcgatttccgatctgtcttcgagtcttggatgcggactgttctgccgcatgtcgaatcgggaactgtactgtcccgagagtctggccagatttataCTAGGACtaagtcttgggagtaccattgtcgtcctaccggggaaattatatatttatatatgagtagtaaaggtcttacttggttatagatattgatatttgtctttcaaggcaagagttatgcctcgtgttgtttgtcttggtcctatcggatactaggggtgagctataagccccctagttgcgatatgatcgtcgggattaatgttctcatccgttcttacggtgagatgcaagccataagtatgaatgtgacattaatagccacatcccgtgcaatgtttgctaagcggttttccaaataatggctacagtttctattcttgtaatttgcattgctTTGATCCCTTACCTaattgcttcacatgattcggattctaatctcatatctatgttggatttccttgaaatgcgtgctttggtataaatgaccgtattcttgtttttcatattatttaattatctcacatgattagttgaaCCTTTATTATACTAATGTTgctctatcttgttccatctcatttatttaccatgtttacatataaacttgatattcttatcttttgtatgtatcttatatgacttacctgttttagttccttgttatatttgttttgacattttgtggttgggagaaccttgagttactccccactgactgtgacgttcatgtttacatgaatgacaggtattagttggtgcattcatggggttaagacatgtgtgagctagcgagcactttggccttatagtcggtttattaggattgtttagacttaccttttattgtattgtcattcgagggatatattttccctcaccttgacgattacgtttgtataatttaatctttatttccgcaatctttaattgtgttttggattttaacgAACTcacgctttaaattttaaaagtttcaaaaatttcctatttttcGGCTTGAACTTATaacttatattttccgcgttatcgtgGGGTGTCacagtccatcttccttttgatgtcgctcttcgttccagcttggaacgtattgtcaccgcgtctgggccgggttttggggattggcagtggcgccttgccacattcccttttcatcttggtggtcttggtgtctatgcggcgggagatgttttattttatgcttttattgcgtccgttTGCGATCCTCATTGGTTTGCAGGCTAaactcctcggcccttctggtattgtagctgctggccctgcctTTGATGATGTCGCAcgggtgtttactgcgactacaggctctggtattttaggtaaccttagtgaaattgctgcccccaatcttatgaagaaattggcagacatttatttcacgacggttgctgctgcctcagagtctgttttctctttgacaccgcgccagcttgctttatggcgatctcggcaggttctcactcctccgattggttacgtctttgttcctatctcggggttgggtcggactatgaacgggaggacttaccgtagtgtacTTGGGTATCGtgcgggtgttccgttattcacggtatctaggccccgtcccgcttgctctcgggttttttccgggatgtttttggggaccatctTGTTTCTTGTCCGGTCTTTGTGGGCGTCAAagatcggcataacctcgtccgggacactcttttcaaCATCTGTTATAGATCTGGTTTTTCTgtgggaaaggaggttgatatcggtttggttgatgggcatggtgacTCTCTTTGTCCTgcggatttgttgctttattcttgggacagagggcgtgatgtgtgcgttgacttgacagggtcttctcctttgactcagactgtgataacggattttgtgcctggccgggttgtcactgatgctgctcagcgtaagtgtgctaagtacggggatttatgcgcggcagcgggttatggtttccttcctttctctttctcttcccttggggagttgggttcggatgctgttgtcttgctcaagcggatccagaaattctcggtatctcaggatacgAGGGCTCGGGTTGccacttacatttttactagacttagctttgctgttgctaagggtgtgggagtccagattgtctctcggctccccaccaatttcatgtaaacttttatttttcttttaatgaaaggtgcgcgtatcttttttttttttaaaaataataataataataataataataattaataatcaaATTAATTCCCACAAGCCGGCAAGACAACCGGCAGACAAACACCAagaacaaaaaatcaaaaatcaaccCACATCGTATAACCCCCCACACACATACGACACCGTTTAACTCATTGACCTGTACATTAATACATCTCCTTTCTCCTCCCTCACCCCGCACTCTCTCCACCTCTCTAGTCTCTACTTCATACTCGAGCTCCCCTCCCAGTCTTCCACCccaaaaaaaaacttttaaaGTTTCCAACTTTACCGCTCATCAATGGCGTACCTCAACCTCTAGCAATGAAGATCACACCTTCGTCAACCACTACTCTCCTCTCCTCGAAACCTACACCTCAAGATCTTCTTCCCAAAATACCCCTCCCTCGTCGCAAACCTTCCAAAACTACCCCTCGCCTTCCACGCAAGCCCTCCGCCGTCGCCCGCGGGCCGTCTACCCCTCTCCTCCGGTGGGAACACCGTCAGGAGAGAGAATCCGCTGCTGTAAATAATGTGGCAGAGGATAATTCGCCGGAGCTCCGGCGTAAGTCTAGGAGAGCTAGAGATAGCCCCCCTTTATCGGCTCGTAAACTCGGCGCTGCGCTTTGGCGAATGCAGGCTGCTGCTGCCGCCACTAATCAGGATAACATTGCTGGAGGAGATCGATTAGGGTTTAAGGTttctttttcatttattttttgtACAATAACTACCTTCGTCCTTTTTTATTCATTGTGAcgggtattttaattaaaggtaaacgaATGATTGGAACGTTTTCGATAATGTAGCTAAACAAAATTCAGACTTGCtggatttctttttttttttttgggggggggatGATCTTTAAGAGGGGAAAATTTGTGTATAAATAGTTGAATGAAGTTAGTTTGTTGCTGGGTTTATAATTGTGTTTGGTAGTAGATTGATGAATTAATTgatgttgatagtagttgtgggtGGATTTTGTTAGGTCAATTaagcttttattttgtatttaagCTTAgcttcatttcaaaatctaacctCTTTAGTACGGTGAATGTCGAAATCGGGTTGTGTATATGTTATAGTGGTAGTAGAGTCTTGAGGATTCCGAAAATTAAACTAATGGGTGTGAAGCGTGTGACAATTTTACATAGGACTAAATAATGGTTCATGATTATTTCATTGCCTACAGTAAAGCTTAGGGTATCTTATGGATATGGATGATAAAGATGGATATAGTACCGGTGAATATTTTAGTTATGGAGTACGGTTTCATGTTGTGACTGACATAGTTTAAGCTATGCTTGTTTGAAGAAGTGTAGTGCTTTTGAGGTGATGTTAATAACCACATTGCGGTGTTAATGTGTTGATCACAATAATATACCGCTTGATTGACATTACTTCACCCAATTTATTGTAAGTAAGTATCAGCTAAAGACTGGTACGGAGTATATTTGAAGGAACGGTGAAAATCGGCAGATATCATTGTGTGGTGTGTTTAATTTCTGTGATTATATGGGATCATTGTGTGACATTTTTACTGACCTGTTTGTTTTATTGTGACTGCAGCTAGCAAATGGCCATGGCATTGAACAATTATTGTGCCATCACAGTAGAAGAGAATGTGGCTCTGAAGCTAAGGATCCACTTACGAGTCCCTGCTCCGTTAATGGTCCCGTTAATAGATATCTCTGTGAGGTATGTAAAGTTAAACTTGCATTTTGACACTAGCTCCCCTCCATGGTGTCATTTGTGTGATCACCTCGAAGTAATCTATGGGTTTTTGAGTTACATAAGCTTTGTTAGAATTTCAGCATCATTTTTACGAGAAAGAAAAAGATGTactcctccgtcccggtcaattgttgtcctttggttttggcacaaagaccaaggaaagaggagggggctaattataagatgacaagtggaGAAAATTTAGTGTGAAGGTTTAAATTGTTcattaaatgcaatcctaaaatagaaaggacaacaattgattgagacaccccataatggaataggacaacaaataaccgggacagagggagtagttgATTGTGATCTCCTAAGAGACATTCAGGGATGACCTCTGTGATTGTAAATATGGCTTTTATACCTGAAGTGTATGAAAAGCTTTCTGTGATACATGTCCTTTTTGTCAATACGtggtttttatttgttttaattgCTAATCTAATCTGGTCTTTGTTTTTATGTTCTCTTATGTTAGAGACAGCCTCCCATCCTATATACAAATTATGCAATGGAGGGAGCTACAAAGTGGGACCCCATTGGCTTGAAACCATCCAACGAAAATCCCAATGACACAAAGCTAGTTGAACAAAAAGCAAATGCCGCCACGATCTCTGCTGTTGAAAAAGAACTTGAGCAGGCCCGGGCACGCATAGAGGAGATGGAAGTAGAGAGGCGGTCGTCAAAGAAGAAAGTTGAACACTTCTTGAAGAAACTCAGTGAGGAAAGGGCTACTTGGCGAAGCCGAGAACATGAAAAAGTCCTTGCAATAATCGATGACATTAAAGGTGATTTCAATCGAGAAAGGAAGAATCGGCAAAGACTGGAAATGGTCAACTCCAAGCTGGTCAACGAGGTGGCAGAAGTCAAGTTGTCGGCAAAGAGATACGTGCAGGACTATGAGAAAGAGAGGAAGAGCCGAGAGTTAATAGAGGAAGTGTGTGATGAGCTGGCAAAGGAAATAGGGGAAGACAAGGCTGAAGTGGATTCGCTAAAGAAAGAATGCATGAAGATTCGCGAGGAGGTCGAAGACGAGAGAAGAATGTTGCAAATGGCTGAGGTTTGGCGAGAAGAGCGAGTCCAAATGAAACTTGTAGATGCCAAAGTGGCTCTTGATCAGAAGTACTCCCAAATGAGTTATCTGGTTGACAAGATGGAAAAATTTCTCAAGTCACAAGGTGTGAAGCTAGATGCCAATGACCTGAGAGAGGCTGAATTGTTTCAAAAGGCTACTGCATCGATAAACATCAAAGACATCAAAGAGTTTACATATGAACCGTCAAATGCGGATGATATATTGGCAGTTGTGCAAGAAATGGCTATGGCTGAAAGTGATGAAAGAGAAATTGAGCCGTGTGTTGAATATAGCCCTGCAAGCCATGCATCTAAGGTAAGAACTGTTAGTCCTGAAATGAATAGCCATAACAAAGACCATCATAGACTTTCAAATATGTATGGCTATCGAAGTGGTGACATGGATGATGATGGGAGTGGGTGGGAAACTATCAGTCATGGAGAAGACCGAGGCTCAAGTTTTTCTCCGGAGGGAAGCATCATGTCGGTAAATAGAATGTATCGGGATAGTAATGTGTCAGGAAGTTGCACGGAATGGGAAGAGCAGGTTGGTGATGAGACACCAATCACTGAAATCAGTGAAGTTTGCTCAGTTTCCTCAAAGCAGCTAAACAAAGTGAAATCAATATCCAGGCTTTGGCGGTCAAATAACAACAGTGGTGACGGTTACAAGACAATACCGGTGGATGGTATTCATGGAAGGCTTTCTAATGGCCAGGTTTCTAACGGAAGAATTTCCAATGGGTCTACGATGTCGTCCGATCGTGGATCGTGTAAAGGTGGGATTAGCCCTTCAAATATTGCCGGGTGGAGCTCACCTGAATCTGGAAATTCTCATGCTAGCAGGGGGATGAAGGGTTGTATTGAATGGCCTCGGGGAGTGCAAAGGCACAGCTTAAAGAATAAACTCGTGGAGGCGAGGATGGAGAGTCAAAAGATCCAGCTACGTCATGTTTTAAAGCAGAAGATTTAACTCAAAAGGAAACGATTTGGAACGAATTTTCCGATTCATTCAAGAAACTCTTAAGGTGAGTAAGGATCAACAAATTGTCGGTGGTAAAACCATT is a genomic window containing:
- the LOC141633685 gene encoding uncharacterized protein LOC141633685 isoform X1; amino-acid sequence: MKITPSSTTTLLSSKPTPQDLLPKIPLPRRKPSKTTPRLPRKPSAVARGPSTPLLRWEHRQERESAAVNNVAEDNSPELRRKSRRARDSPPLSARKLGAALWRMQAAAAATNQDNIAGGDRLGFKLANGHGIEQLLCHHSRRECGSEAKDPLTSPCSVNGPVNRYLCERQPPILYTNYAMEGATKWDPIGLKPSNENPNDTKLVEQKANAATISAVEKELEQARARIEEMEVERRSSKKKVEHFLKKLSEERATWRSREHEKVLAIIDDIKGDFNRERKNRQRLEMVNSKLVNEVAEVKLSAKRYVQDYEKERKSRELIEEVCDELAKEIGEDKAEVDSLKKECMKIREEVEDERRMLQMAEVWREERVQMKLVDAKVALDQKYSQMSYLVDKMEKFLKSQGVKLDANDLREAELFQKATASINIKDIKEFTYEPSNADDILAVVQEMAMAESDEREIEPCVEYSPASHASKVRTVSPEMNSHNKDHHRLSNMYGYRSGDMDDDGSGWETISHGEDRGSSFSPEGSIMSVNRMYRDSNVSGSCTEWEEQVGDETPITEISEVCSVSSKQLNKVKSISRLWRSNNNSGDGYKTIPVDGIHGRLSNGQVSNGRISNGSTMSSDRGSCKGGISPSNIAGWSSPESGNSHASRGMKGCIEWPRGVQRHSLKNKLVEARMESQKIQLRHVLKQKI
- the LOC141633685 gene encoding uncharacterized protein LOC141633685 isoform X2, with translation MKITPSSTTTLLSSKPTPQDLLPKIPLPRRKPSKTTPRLPRKPSAVARGPSTPLLRWEHRQERESAAVNNVAEDNSPELRRKSRRARDSPPLSARKLGAALWRMQAAAAATNQDNIAGGDRLGFKLANGHGIEQLLCHHSRRECGSEAKDPLTSPCSVNGPVNRYLCEPPILYTNYAMEGATKWDPIGLKPSNENPNDTKLVEQKANAATISAVEKELEQARARIEEMEVERRSSKKKVEHFLKKLSEERATWRSREHEKVLAIIDDIKGDFNRERKNRQRLEMVNSKLVNEVAEVKLSAKRYVQDYEKERKSRELIEEVCDELAKEIGEDKAEVDSLKKECMKIREEVEDERRMLQMAEVWREERVQMKLVDAKVALDQKYSQMSYLVDKMEKFLKSQGVKLDANDLREAELFQKATASINIKDIKEFTYEPSNADDILAVVQEMAMAESDEREIEPCVEYSPASHASKVRTVSPEMNSHNKDHHRLSNMYGYRSGDMDDDGSGWETISHGEDRGSSFSPEGSIMSVNRMYRDSNVSGSCTEWEEQVGDETPITEISEVCSVSSKQLNKVKSISRLWRSNNNSGDGYKTIPVDGIHGRLSNGQVSNGRISNGSTMSSDRGSCKGGISPSNIAGWSSPESGNSHASRGMKGCIEWPRGVQRHSLKNKLVEARMESQKIQLRHVLKQKI